In bacterium, the sequence CCCGAAACGAGCGGACGCATAACACCCGTCGCGTAAGGTCCGGCCTGAGGAGCGGCGCCAGGCGCGTGCCGAATCGGAAGTCGAAATAGAAGCGCCGATCCGAGTTCTCGGGCGACATACTCCACAGGTATGCGCTCGTCAGCCGAATCGGCTTTGCCACGCGGCAGATCGAGTCACCGCAACTGGATTCCGCAGCCGGATCATAGAGCCCCGCCAGTTCGTCGATCGTAGGAAGACGCCAATCGGTCTTCCCCATTCGCGAAGTACCTCGGCAGAATCGTTCGGCCTCCTGCCAGTTGACTTCGGCGGCGTTGTCCTGGCCCAGCCATTCAAGACCGGTCGAGCGATTTTCGACGGTCTCGGGGATCTCGACCTCGTCGGTATCGCTCGACATGGTGGAACTCTCGTCCGCGCAGGCGAAACTCGTGACTAGTGTTAGTGCGATTGCGACGTGGTATCGAGCCGACCGATTCATCGTCTCTCTCATGTGTTGATCGTTTCGATCATTCGGTTGCCTTCCGCCGTGGCCATACAAATGGCAGCACTGGCTGGAAATGATCATTTGCAGGGTGACCGGCGCTTGGGCGGAATACCGGGCGTGAATCGCCTTGCCGCACTGCGCGCTCTGCTCGTCATTGACTGGAATGATACCGCCAACTGATGCCGCGATACGAGGAGTCCCTCGGCGGCCTGCGCCAGGACGTCATCGACGGGAAGATCGATCGCGCACACGATCTCGAGGCGCTGCAGATGGCGCTCTCATCGCTGCCCCGTGGCTATCGCACCTTCCGCAAACAGTACGCGAAGCGGATCGATACCGACGTGGACGACCGCAGCTAGCGAGTTGCCGTCACGCGGGATCCAATCTCGACTGCGAGATGGCGACCCGATCTGTCCCGCGCCCGGTCAGCGTCGGCCTGAAGCCGCGGATTCGCTGAGATCCATGAGAGCGGATGCGGGTTTTCAGGGCACCGTGAATCAGTCCGACTTCTGTTGACGGGAAACACTACCGAGTTCCGACACAGACCTTCGCGGCCTTTCTGGAGGTCGCGATGGACGAGGGGATAACCAACACAGCAGTCGCTGATGCGGTAGGTCTCAGCGCCGGAGTCGCTCTGTCGCCAGATCGGCTCCGGCGCGCAGTGCCTTCAGCTTCTCCCAGACAACGCCCGTCACCACCTGTGTCACTCCGGCATATGTTCCAAACCCACAATCAGTACCTGCAATCACCCGCGTTGGATCGCCGAGTGCATCGGCCACCTTCTCGATGCGTTCGGCGACCACCTCGGGGTGCTCGACGTAGTTGGTCGTCGTATCGATGACCCCGGCGATCACGATCAGATCGTCCGGCGGTGGCATCTCCCTGAGCACCCTCCACTCGTGAGCGTGTCGCGGGTTCGCAAACGGGAGCAACAGAGCTCCGACCTTCGCCCGATAGACCATCGGTAAGAGATCACGCATGGGAACGTCGTGCGTGTGCGGACCCTCATAGTTCCCCCAGCACAAGTGCAGCCGCACGCGGTCCGGCGGCAATCCCTCCAGCGCTCGATTGATCAACGCAATGCGTTCCTCCACGCTGCCAAGGAACTCATCGACATCGACGCCTTCATACGCGGCGGCCATTCCCAGGTCCGGACAATCCAGCTGCAGCACGAAGCCTTGGGACACGATATACGCATATTCCTCGTGCATGGCCGTAGCGATGGCGCCAAGCAGGTCCTTCTTGCTGTCGTAGAACTCGTTGGTGATCGAGATCCCGATCACACCCGGTGAGGGTGCAGTCATGAACGGCTCCACGAATTGCTTCCGTTCCTCGCCGCTGATCCGTTTGAACTGCGCGCACTCGGTTTCGATCGGTTCAAGGCCAGCGTGGCGGACTTCGGTAGCGATCTTATAGGGCGTCTCTTTGACACCTTCCTCGACGAATTCCCGCAGCGGCGAAATCTTGAGCAGGTCCGGAAACGCGACGAGGTCCTTGGGCGGCGGCTCGCCCGGACAATCGGGGGCTGCTATGAAGCCGGTGAGGCGATCTGCGATGTAGGTGTAGAACGCCTGGCGAGCTTGCTCACCGTTGCCGCCGATATCGACCCCGGAATCGTGTTGGGCCGCGATGACGCGCCGGGTACTCGATTCGACCTCCTTCAGCAGTGCGACCGCATCGATCTCCTCGCCGCGACTCTGCGCGACTAGCAGGCGATTGAGTTCCGCACTGCGCGGCAAACTACCGGCGTGCGTCGTCAGGATTCGTTCAGTGCTGCGTATCATGGATAGCCCCTTCCGTTCTCATCGCCTCGGGGAACGCACCGATTCGGTCATTGGCTGGGAGCGTGGAAGTTGATCACGCCCGCAGCACCGGGTCGCCCTCGAAAGCAAATTGGCACTATGTTGGCGTAGGCGTAAGCTACTGGAACGCCGGTATGATCTTCTCCGAAAGCGAGTCAATGAGGTCAGACATCGCGACGTTGGGATAGACTGCAATCTGGGTCACTCCGAGCTCCCCGAGCTTCTGGATCTTCGCGATGCAGTCGGCCGCCGTTCCCGCGATCGCCATCATGGCTGACAGCTCTTCCGAAATGTAATCAGCATGCTCGGCACCCGGCCTACCGTGATCTCGATAGTCGTACTTCGGCTTGGCCTCGAGCAGCCGCAGCAGGTTCTTCGGGGCGTTCTCCTTCGGCAGCTTCGCAACCATCGCTGCCGTGTGGTTCGAAAGCACTGCCGCGAAGGACTTGACCATTCTGGCGCCTTCGGCGGCACTCGTCGCGAGGGCGATCGGTGCACCGCAGACGAACTCGAACCCCGACAAGTCCCTTCCGACCTCCGCCGCTCCCGCACGCACATGGTCCATGCACCACTTCACGGTATCGAGATCGGCCACCTGCAGGATGACGCCATCTGCGTGTCTGCCCGCCCAGTTCAAAAGCAACGGGCCGTAGGCCGCGACGAAGAGGGGGATCGGCGTCTCGAGTTCAACCCAGGGGAACCCGACCGGAACAGAGTCTCCCTCCGATTGGGCGTACCAGTCCTCAGCCTCCGCGCGCTCCTCTGGCACGTACTTGATCTCTCCTCCGCTTGCCAGTGATTTGATCCGAAGAGCCGCCTCCTTGAACTCCCGCAGCGTTGCCGGCCGTTCGCCCAATCTGCGCAAGGCACTGTCACCGCGGCCCAATCCCAGAAGCGCTCGGCCCCCACTCAGTTCGTTCAATGCCGCGTGGAAGGCTGCCGTCACGACGTCGTGCCTCAAGACCGGATTGGTCACCAAGGCACCGAGCTTGATCTGGCTTGTTGCCGCAGCTGCGAGTGACAAGCTGGTCTCCATCGCCCCGAAGCCGACAGGCGAATCCACAAGCCAGGCGTAGTCGAACCCGCCCTTCTCCATTTGGGCGACATGGCCGGGAAACTCCTTACCCGGAAGCCCTAGACAACCAAATTTCATCTTCATTCCTTTGTCCTCATCTGAGTACATGACGTACCTTCTCTTCTGCCACCGGGCGGAGCTCGCGCAGGGTTTCCGAGAGAGCATCTACCACGGAGTCGATGTCTCCCTCCGTCATCGGAGTGGAGATGCTGAAAAGCGCTCGCGCTGCGAACACCCCGCGTCGCAACATTCCAAGTCGGAGTAGGTCTGGGAGCGGAGCCGCTTGGATATAGGGAAGAACGAAGCCTCTGGCTTCGCTCGACGGCTCCTCGTTCCAGTGCAGAACACTGAGCGAGCCGATCCCGCTCGCGCAGCCGCGGAATCCGGCCCGCGTGAAGGCGTCGTCGAGGCCGTTGCGAAATCTCTCACCGAGTTCATCGATCCGCTCGAGCTCGCCCCGGTTCAGCGCACCGAGAGTGGCCAGGCCGGCCGCCATGCTGAGCGGGTTCCCACTGAAGGTGCTCGCGTGAAAGATGGGATCTGGAACGTCCGGATTGAAGAGCTCCATGAGCTCCTCTCTTCCCCCAAAGGCGCCGATGGGAAGTCCGCCACCGATGATCTTCCCCATCGCGGTCATATCGGGCGTGACCCCTGTACTCTCCTGCATACCTCCGAGGCCGAGGCGCAACGTGATCGTCTCGTCGAAGATCAGGAGCACCCCGCGCTCGTGGGCGATCTCTCGCAGCTCTGCCAGGTAGCCCTCTTTCGGGGGGATCATTCCGCCAAAGGTCAGCATAGGTTCAACGAGCAGACAGGCCACGTCGTCGCCCTGCTCGTCCAGCTGCTTCCGGGTGACGTCGGCTCGGTTGAATGGGGTCACCAGCACATCGTCGCCCGCGCTGGCCGCTATGCCGCCGTCAGGTGGCAACGCTACGGGGTTCTCTGCGGGTCCAGCGCGCTCGGGAACAGGCAGGACACTCATCTCACCGATGTCGTGAAAGCCGTTGTAGCCCCCCTCGAGCTTCATGACACGCTGCCTCCCCGTGAACGCCCGGGCAGCCTTGATCGCCATGTAGGTGGCCTCGGAGGCGCTCGCGCAAAAGCGCACCCGGTCGAGCCCCGGCACACGTTCGCAAAGCAACGCCGCCAGATCCACCTGGCTGCGGGTCGGCGCCGCGTACGCGGAACCCTCCCCCATCTGGGCCTGAACGGCGCGTACCGTCGGTGGGTGGGCGTGACCATGAATCAAGGAAGTGAAGTTATTCGTGAGATCGAGGTACTCGTGGCCGTCCACGTCGGTCAACCGGCAACCCTCACCGCGGGCGATCGAAACGGGGTACGGTGAGTAGTGTGCGCTCGCGCGCGTGTCGCCTCCAGGAAGTACGCGACGGGCCTCCTCTATCAGCTTTTGAGAGCCTGGCGTCCAGTCCGTATAGGCCTTCAGCAATCGTTCCACGTGACTACTCATCAGATTCTCCTGTGTGGGGTCCTTCTCTCGAGAAACCTGCCGGACCCAGCTTTCGCGACGAACTTGCCCCTATCGACCACCAGATTGCCGCGAATGATCACGCTCTCAACGCGCCCGTTGACCTCCATACCCTCATAGGGTGTGTGGTCCGAGTCGTAGTGGATGTTCTCAATGCTAAGGGTCGTCTTGCGAGCGGGATCAAAGATGACGAGATCTGCATCGGAACCCGGCGCGATGGTGCCCTTCTTCGGATAGAGACCGAAGAGACGCGCCGGATTCGTCGAGAGCAGCTGCACATAGCGATTCAGACTCATGCCGCGCTGCACGACACCGCCGTCGTACATCAGGACTCCTCGTTCTTGGACGCCGGAAACCCCATTGAGAATCCGATGAAAGCCCTCGCCTTCCGTCTCTTTTCTGCGCGAGAAGCGACTCGACACATGATCTGTCGCGACTACGTCCACCCCCCCATGCACCACTGCGTTCCAGAGCACGTCCTTGTACTCCGCGGGCCGCAACGGAGGTGCGCAGACGAACTTCGCACCCTCGAAGCCCGGTCGCTCGAGGTCATGCATGTCGAAATAGAGGTATTGGGGACAGGTTTCCACGAAGACCGGTTGCCCCGCGTGTCGAGCCCGCATCGCCGCATCCAGTGCCCCGACCGAGCTGAGATGGACGATGTAGAGTGGGCTGTCGGCAATCTTGGCGATCTGGATCGCCCGGTACGTGGCTTCGTCTTCGCATTCCGGTGGCCTGCTCAACGCCACGCCGATGGGGTCCTTGGTCTTCTCCAGCACGTGGTGCGTGCAGGTTTCGACGATGTCGCCGTTTTCAGCGTGGACACTCACCATCGCGCCGTGTTCCTTCGCGGCGGACAGGAAGTTCAACAGTGCGGTGTCGTCTGACATGAAGAGGCCCTTGTAGGCCATGAAGAGCTTGAAGCTGGACACCCCGGCCGCGACCAGCTCCGGAACCTCCTTCAAGGCCGCTTCGGTGGCGTCGGTTACCGCCAGGTGGAACCCATAGTCGACGACTGCCTTTGACTCAGCCCTCTGCCTCCAATCCTCCAAGGACGCGCGGAGGCCACGACCCGGCATCTGGAAGGCGAAGTCGACGATGGAGGTGGTCCCGCCATGGGCCGCGGCGATCGTGTCGTCCAGGTAGTTGCCTAGCGTCACTCCGCTGTCTGCGGGGGGTATGGGCAGTTCGATGTGCGTGTGGGCGTCAATGAAGCCGGGAAACACGTACTTGCCAGTCGCATCGACGACTTGAGCGCCGTCGTCTGGCAAGTCGATGCCAATGGTCGAGATGGTCTCACGATCAACTCGTATGTCGGCTTCATAGGTATCGCTCGCAGTGACGATCGTGCCGCCCTTGATCAGCATGTTCATATCTCGATTCTCCATCTGCGTCGGAGCGAACCCGACTCGGCCACTAGCGCACGGGTCGCGGATCGCTTCAACGAGCTACTTCACTAGAGCTCCATAGGCATCCGGGCGTCGATCCCTGAAGAAGCCCCAGTAGTTCCGGGTCTCCTCTACCACCTTGGTGTCTATCTCCGCGTGGACGATCTGGTCCTCGAGGCCCTTTGATTCGGACATGATCTCTCCTTTAGGATCCACGAAGAAGGAGTTACCACCGCCACCTCTACTGCCACCCTCCAGCGATTCGAAGACCGTGTTGGCAAGCCCTACATACATGCAATTGGCAATCGCGTGACCCTTCTGCTCTGCGACCATGACGGGGATCGACGGTCCCAGCGTGGCTGTGGGAACTAGCATCAGCTCGGCCCCGCCGAGGGCAAGACATCTTGCAGCTTCGGGAAAGTGCCTGTCGTAACAGATCAGGATGCCGATCCGGACGCCGAAAGGCGTATCGAAGGTCGGAAACCCCAGGTCGCCAGGCCTGAAGAAGAGCTTCTCGTCGCCCCCGACGCCCTCCCTGGAGAAGCTAGTCACACGCGGGATGCTCATCTTCTGGTAGGTCCCTATGATTTCTCCGTCGGGTCCGATCACCGCAGCAGAATTGTAGTTCTGCCCCGGGATCGTCTTCTGGAAGATTGGCGTCACGATTACGGTCCCAGTTTCCTGTGCCACCTTGCTGATCTTTTCCGTGGTAGGTCCGGGAATGGTCTCCGCGAGTTCGCAGTGCTTGATATCGAAGTCGTGGCACCAGTAGGCAGTATTGAAGAGCTCCTGTAGACAGATGATCTGGGCTCCGTCGTCAGCCGCCTCATGGATGAGCTTGGTCGACTTCTCCACATTTGTCCCCACATCCTTGACGTTCATCTGCTGAATCACGGCACACTTGACCTTCGGCATCGTTCTGTCCTCCTCCTGCGCGTGTCCCATCGGGCCGCCCAGGCTCGAAAGCTGATTGAGTACTCTTATCGGACAAACCTTACTCTGTGAACCTTTCTTCTTGCATCGAGCCTGCGCTGCAGCAGAGACCGGTTCGCCGCGCGATCAGATCGAGAGTCGTCCGTATGGACATGAGTCACCCCTCCGTCTCCAGGGACTCGCGCAGCTTGTTCTTCGCGACCTTCTCCAATGTCGAACGCGGCATGGAATCCACGAGACGCACTTCGTGGGGGTGCTTGAAATCGGCGAGGGCTTCCGCGCAGGCGGCTTCGATGTCCTGCACCAGGCCGTCAGGCGCCCGGGCGATACCACCATGGGGAATCACGAAAGCGACGGGGACTTCATCCAGCATGTCGTGCTTCTTGGCCACGACGGACACCTCATCGACGCCGGGGACCGACAGGATGACGCGTTCGATTTCCGAGGCGGCGACATTCTCGCCGCCGACTTTCAGCATGTCCTTGTCACGATCGCCCCACTGGATGAAGCCGTTTTCCAAGAGGACCACTCGGTCGCCGGTATCGAAGAAGCCGCATTCGTCGAAGCTCTCCTGTGTCGCGATCGAGTTGTTCAGATACTCGAGGAACAGCGAGACGCCGCGCACGCCCTTGATCTTGAGGCGGCCCGTATCGCCTGGTTCTACGGGGCGTCCCTCTCCATCGAGGATCGCGATTTCGTACATAGAGGCAGGCCGGCCGATGGACATGGGCGGACCCGGTAGGTGCGGGTCACTGACGATGCCGTGCGTGATCGTCTCCGTCATGCCCCACCAACCGATGGTGGTCACCTTGAAGTGATCGTCCCAGGGAGCCGAACAAACGCCCGTGCCCCATAGGCGGTAGTGATGCTCCGGCACTTCGTATTGCGCCAGGGCCTTGATGCAGAACGGAATGGTCGAGTTCCACGTGCACTTGTGTCTCAGCGAGACACTCCAGAAGCGGCTCGCGGAGAAGCGGGGTTGCACGACAACGGTTGCACCGGCCCACAAAGTCGCCAGCACCGAATAGGCCTGGGCATTCGCGTGGAACAGCGGCAGGTAACACAGATGCACGTCGTCCGGCGTCAGCGTCTCGTGCATGGCGTTGATCTTCCCGCCCCAGAGAGCATTGGCGTGGGTCCAGACCACGCCTTTGGGCCTGGAGGTCGTGCCGGACGTATATTGAATGCTCACCGGCAGCAGCGGATCGGCCGGGCGTTGGTGCGCGTCGGCGGGATCGCCATAGAGCCTCTCGAAGGACGAGGCGTGGTCGGGTCCCTTCCCTTGCGCTGGGGCGGCGCCGCTGTCGGTCTCCGTTACGGCAATCCACCGAATGCGCTTGCAGTGTTTCGACACGAGATCAGCCAGGGCCGGCTGCGAGATGGCCGCGACGGCTTCGGAATCATCGGCGAAATAGGCGAGCTCCTCG encodes:
- the hydA gene encoding dihydropyrimidinase; amino-acid sequence: MNMLIKGGTIVTASDTYEADIRVDRETISTIGIDLPDDGAQVVDATGKYVFPGFIDAHTHIELPIPPADSGVTLGNYLDDTIAAAHGGTTSIVDFAFQMPGRGLRASLEDWRQRAESKAVVDYGFHLAVTDATEAALKEVPELVAAGVSSFKLFMAYKGLFMSDDTALLNFLSAAKEHGAMVSVHAENGDIVETCTHHVLEKTKDPIGVALSRPPECEDEATYRAIQIAKIADSPLYIVHLSSVGALDAAMRARHAGQPVFVETCPQYLYFDMHDLERPGFEGAKFVCAPPLRPAEYKDVLWNAVVHGGVDVVATDHVSSRFSRRKETEGEGFHRILNGVSGVQERGVLMYDGGVVQRGMSLNRYVQLLSTNPARLFGLYPKKGTIAPGSDADLVIFDPARKTTLSIENIHYDSDHTPYEGMEVNGRVESVIIRGNLVVDRGKFVAKAGSGRFLERRTPHRRI
- a CDS encoding LLM class flavin-dependent oxidoreductase, coding for MKMKFGCLGLPGKEFPGHVAQMEKGGFDYAWLVDSPVGFGAMETSLSLAAAATSQIKLGALVTNPVLRHDVVTAAFHAALNELSGGRALLGLGRGDSALRRLGERPATLREFKEAALRIKSLASGGEIKYVPEERAEAEDWYAQSEGDSVPVGFPWVELETPIPLFVAAYGPLLLNWAGRHADGVILQVADLDTVKWCMDHVRAGAAEVGRDLSGFEFVCGAPIALATSAAEGARMVKSFAAVLSNHTAAMVAKLPKENAPKNLLRLLEAKPKYDYRDHGRPGAEHADYISEELSAMMAIAGTAADCIAKIQKLGELGVTQIAVYPNVAMSDLIDSLSEKIIPAFQ
- a CDS encoding ATP-dependent acyl-CoA ligase, with translation MTSSHDLLGVNLFAGWDVPRLVSMQATRRADHTFLIWEPFEGEGRTWTYGEFDRATRSLAAGLAGRGIRPGDRILIHLDNCPEATLAWYACAHLGAVAVTTNVRSAGEELAYFADDSEAVAAISQPALADLVSKHCKRIRWIAVTETDSGAAPAQGKGPDHASSFERLYGDPADAHQRPADPLLPVSIQYTSGTTSRPKGVVWTHANALWGGKINAMHETLTPDDVHLCYLPLFHANAQAYSVLATLWAGATVVVQPRFSASRFWSVSLRHKCTWNSTIPFCIKALAQYEVPEHHYRLWGTGVCSAPWDDHFKVTTIGWWGMTETITHGIVSDPHLPGPPMSIGRPASMYEIAILDGEGRPVEPGDTGRLKIKGVRGVSLFLEYLNNSIATQESFDECGFFDTGDRVVLLENGFIQWGDRDKDMLKVGGENVAASEIERVILSVPGVDEVSVVAKKHDMLDEVPVAFVIPHGGIARAPDGLVQDIEAACAEALADFKHPHEVRLVDSMPRSTLEKVAKNKLRESLETEG
- a CDS encoding aspartate aminotransferase family protein gives rise to the protein MSSHVERLLKAYTDWTPGSQKLIEEARRVLPGGDTRASAHYSPYPVSIARGEGCRLTDVDGHEYLDLTNNFTSLIHGHAHPPTVRAVQAQMGEGSAYAAPTRSQVDLAALLCERVPGLDRVRFCASASEATYMAIKAARAFTGRQRVMKLEGGYNGFHDIGEMSVLPVPERAGPAENPVALPPDGGIAASAGDDVLVTPFNRADVTRKQLDEQGDDVACLLVEPMLTFGGMIPPKEGYLAELREIAHERGVLLIFDETITLRLGLGGMQESTGVTPDMTAMGKIIGGGLPIGAFGGREELMELFNPDVPDPIFHASTFSGNPLSMAAGLATLGALNRGELERIDELGERFRNGLDDAFTRAGFRGCASGIGSLSVLHWNEEPSSEARGFVLPYIQAAPLPDLLRLGMLRRGVFAARALFSISTPMTEGDIDSVVDALSETLRELRPVAEEKVRHVLR
- a CDS encoding acyltransferase — its product is MPKVKCAVIQQMNVKDVGTNVEKSTKLIHEAADDGAQIICLQELFNTAYWCHDFDIKHCELAETIPGPTTEKISKVAQETGTVIVTPIFQKTIPGQNYNSAAVIGPDGEIIGTYQKMSIPRVTSFSREGVGGDEKLFFRPGDLGFPTFDTPFGVRIGILICYDRHFPEAARCLALGGAELMLVPTATLGPSIPVMVAEQKGHAIANCMYVGLANTVFESLEGGSRGGGGNSFFVDPKGEIMSESKGLEDQIVHAEIDTKVVEETRNYWGFFRDRRPDAYGALVK
- a CDS encoding DUF1566 domain-containing protein, which translates into the protein MSSDTDEVEIPETVENRSTGLEWLGQDNAAEVNWQEAERFCRGTSRMGKTDWRLPTIDELAGLYDPAAESSCGDSICRVAKPIRLTSAYLWSMSPENSDRRFYFDFRFGTRLAPLLRPDLTRRVLCVRSFRGG